The Methanofervidicoccus sp. A16 genome has a segment encoding these proteins:
- a CDS encoding DUF354 domain-containing protein, with the protein MDVWIDFTNSPHVHYFSQLIKRFERKGIEYIITYRRFKNLESIVELYNYNSHPILVGSHGEELDEKLINSADRIIKLTKIVMKNKPQVAIAKHSVELPRVAFGLNIPSIFVVDNEYAEAQNRLTLPLVDEIISPQGTNKDLLRNQGGRDFLTFDGTCEVAHINSRLNNVLPLDREIVEKMGLSRDLPLIVMRPCPNSSYCNGKRDILPYIIKELRRIMDCNIVVFPRSEKQKKVYSPLGVTIPEVVDSISLLYYADAMVGAGGTMNREAAVIGVPTVSCYPERILGVDNYLIEMGRMVHLLSVREIVNYIEDNIGKRNNSINLEDPTDLMFERVCEYLKR; encoded by the coding sequence ATGGATGTATGGATAGATTTTACAAATTCGCCTCATGTTCATTATTTTTCGCAACTTATAAAGAGGTTTGAAAGGAAGGGGATTGAGTACATCATAACCTACAGGAGATTTAAAAATCTTGAATCTATAGTTGAACTCTACAATTATAACTCCCATCCTATACTGGTGGGATCCCATGGAGAGGAATTGGATGAAAAACTTATTAACTCTGCAGATAGGATTATTAAACTGACTAAAATAGTAATGAAAAATAAACCTCAGGTGGCTATTGCAAAACACTCAGTTGAACTTCCAAGAGTGGCATTTGGTTTAAATATCCCTTCTATATTCGTAGTAGATAACGAGTATGCAGAGGCCCAGAATAGGCTGACATTACCACTAGTAGATGAAATAATATCCCCCCAGGGCACCAACAAGGATCTTTTAAGAAATCAGGGCGGTAGAGATTTTTTAACCTTTGATGGCACCTGTGAGGTGGCACATATCAATTCCCGGTTGAACAACGTACTACCCTTGGATAGAGAGATAGTAGAGAAGATGGGGCTAAGTAGGGATCTCCCTCTTATAGTTATGAGGCCCTGTCCAAATTCCTCCTACTGTAACGGTAAAAGGGATATACTGCCCTATATAATAAAGGAGTTAAGGAGGATCATGGACTGCAATATCGTAGTATTTCCAAGGAGTGAGAAACAGAAGAAGGTATATTCCCCTCTAGGAGTTACCATACCTGAGGTTGTAGACTCCATATCTTTACTTTACTATGCAGATGCCATGGTTGGTGCAGGAGGTACGATGAATAGGGAGGCTGCAGTTATAGGAGTACCTACTGTTTCATGCTATCCTGAACGTATTCTCGGTGTAGATAACTATCTGATAGAAATGGGCAGGATGGTACATCTACTATCTGTTAGGGAGATTGTAAATTATATAGAGGACAACATTGGAAAGAGGAACAACAGTATAAATTTGGAGGATCCTACAGATCTGATGTTTGAGAGGGTATGTGAATACTTAAAAAGATAA
- a CDS encoding lactaldehyde dehydrogenase encodes MFINGEWIFRNDLEVFNPYNLEVIGYIPSLSRKEVKEAISIAQEHKDTMKELSPSQRYSILMNIAREIQRRKEELAKIISLDAGKPIRQSIIEVDRSIGVFKLAAFYAKEMRGETIPLEDGIILTKREPVGLIGAITPFNFPLNLVAHKVAPAIATGNVVVLHPSSKAPMVAIELTKIIESILKRKNIPLGVFHLLTGRGDIVGDEIVRNEKVNMVSFTGSVEVGESITRNAGFKKITLELGGNNPTIVLRDADIEMAAKSTVKGKFLNAGQVCISVGKVLVEEEVADRFIERVVEETKKLKVGNPLIRETDVGPLITPESAERVESLIKQGLEEGGKLLYGGKREGNIVYPTVMEVDADNILCEVEVFGPVLPIVRVENIEEAIEISNNTIYGLHAGIFTKDINKAFKIADKLEYGGVVINNSPTFRVDNMPFGGIKKSGLGREGVKYAVEEMTEIKTIIIKNIR; translated from the coding sequence ATGTTTATTAATGGTGAGTGGATATTTAGAAACGATTTAGAAGTTTTCAATCCTTACAATTTGGAAGTTATAGGATATATACCATCCTTAAGTAGAAAAGAGGTTAAAGAGGCTATATCTATAGCCCAGGAGCATAAAGACACTATGAAAGAGTTGTCTCCCTCTCAGAGGTACAGCATCCTTATGAATATAGCAAGAGAGATCCAGAGAAGGAAAGAAGAACTTGCGAAGATCATATCCTTAGATGCAGGGAAACCTATAAGACAGTCTATAATAGAGGTGGATAGATCCATAGGTGTGTTTAAACTTGCAGCCTTCTACGCTAAGGAGATGAGAGGAGAAACTATACCCTTGGAAGATGGGATAATACTAACTAAGAGGGAACCTGTTGGACTCATCGGTGCCATAACTCCTTTTAACTTCCCGTTAAACTTAGTGGCTCATAAGGTAGCCCCTGCCATAGCAACTGGTAATGTAGTGGTACTCCATCCTTCCTCTAAGGCTCCAATGGTGGCGATTGAACTAACCAAGATTATAGAGAGTATACTTAAAAGAAAGAATATCCCCTTAGGTGTATTTCACCTATTAACTGGTAGAGGGGATATAGTTGGAGACGAAATAGTGAGAAATGAAAAGGTAAATATGGTGTCTTTTACAGGAAGTGTTGAAGTGGGGGAGTCCATTACAAGGAATGCAGGATTTAAAAAGATAACTTTGGAATTAGGAGGTAACAATCCCACCATTGTGCTCAGGGATGCCGATATAGAGATGGCTGCTAAATCTACAGTTAAAGGAAAGTTTTTAAACGCTGGTCAGGTATGTATATCTGTAGGTAAGGTGTTAGTTGAAGAAGAGGTTGCAGATAGGTTTATAGAAAGAGTGGTAGAGGAAACGAAGAAATTGAAAGTTGGAAATCCCTTAATAAGGGAGACTGATGTAGGGCCTCTTATCACGCCTGAAAGTGCTGAAAGAGTGGAGAGTCTAATAAAGCAGGGGTTAGAAGAAGGTGGTAAATTACTCTATGGAGGGAAGAGGGAAGGAAATATAGTATATCCAACAGTTATGGAGGTAGATGCCGACAATATACTGTGTGAGGTAGAAGTATTTGGACCTGTACTACCTATAGTGAGAGTAGAAAATATAGAGGAGGCTATAGAGATAAGTAATAATACAATATATGGATTACACGCTGGAATATTTACAAAGGATATAAATAAGGCATTCAAAATAGCAGATAAACTGGAGTATGGGGGAGTGGTGATAAACAATAGTCCAACATTCAGAGTAGACAACATGCCATTTGGAGGTATTAAGAAAAGTGGTTTAGGAAGGGAAGGTGTAAAGTACGCCGTAGAGGAGATGACTGAGATAAAAACTATTATAATAAAAAATATTAGATAA
- a CDS encoding UPF0280 family protein: MSIKESNILIKTENKVYIEIAKSVLLRERLLLENYIRKHPEFLTSYEPLEVEEDAPRVVKLMARSGENADVGPMAAVAGSISQIIVEDLSNYGCRNIISNNGGDIALRSTEDVVVGLYAGNSPLSAKVGFKIDRDRTIDGYGVCTSAGTVGHSVSFGNADAVVVFAKESSIADGAATSIGNFAVGSPEEAINRSLERAECIEGIDGVFVVVGKYAGKVGRIPKLVKTERKITYGELFEMI; encoded by the coding sequence ATTTCCATTAAGGAGTCCAATATACTGATAAAAACAGAGAATAAGGTGTATATCGAAATAGCTAAGAGTGTACTCCTTAGGGAGAGGCTACTTCTTGAGAATTATATCAGAAAACATCCAGAGTTTTTAACAAGTTATGAGCCTTTAGAAGTTGAAGAGGATGCTCCAAGGGTTGTAAAACTTATGGCGAGATCTGGGGAGAATGCAGATGTCGGCCCTATGGCAGCAGTTGCAGGATCTATCAGCCAGATAATCGTTGAGGACCTCTCTAACTACGGATGTAGAAATATTATCTCTAACAACGGAGGAGATATAGCATTGAGGTCCACTGAGGATGTTGTTGTTGGATTGTATGCTGGGAATTCGCCACTCTCCGCCAAGGTTGGATTTAAGATAGATAGGGATCGGACAATTGACGGTTATGGTGTATGTACCTCCGCTGGAACTGTAGGCCACTCTGTAAGTTTTGGGAATGCAGATGCTGTAGTTGTCTTTGCAAAAGAGAGCAGTATTGCAGATGGGGCTGCTACCAGTATAGGAAACTTTGCAGTCGGCTCTCCAGAGGAGGCTATAAACAGGTCGTTGGAAAGGGCAGAGTGTATTGAAGGTATTGACGGGGTCTTTGTAGTTGTTGGAAAGTACGCTGGTAAGGTGGGAAGGATTCCTAAGTTAGTTAAAACAGAGAGGAAAATTACCTATGGAGAACTCTTTGAGATGATTTGA
- a CDS encoding isopentenyl phosphate kinase, translating to MFAILKIGGSVLCNKDIPYSIKWDNLERVAREIREAMDYYLNKGEELKLVLIHGGGSFGHPVAKRYIKNGRFENMDSGFWEIQKVMRRFNTLLIDVLHEYGIPGVSIQPSSFVAFRGERIHFDTYVIEGMLKRRLVPVIHGDIVISNEEDYKIFSGDHALPYLSKKLKPDISLHASDVDGVLDPKGRVIKSINSENIEEVINYLKPSKKNDVTGGMYLKVMEAYRLGVKVLIFNGNKRGNIYRGLIGDYTIGTSIN from the coding sequence ATGTTTGCAATTCTTAAGATTGGAGGTAGTGTACTCTGTAATAAAGATATTCCCTACTCTATTAAGTGGGATAACTTAGAAAGAGTTGCAAGAGAGATCAGGGAGGCTATGGATTATTACTTAAATAAGGGGGAAGAGTTGAAATTGGTACTTATTCATGGAGGAGGTTCCTTTGGCCATCCTGTGGCAAAGAGGTATATTAAAAATGGCAGATTCGAAAATATGGATAGTGGCTTTTGGGAGATCCAGAAGGTTATGAGGAGGTTCAACACCTTACTGATAGATGTCCTTCATGAATATGGTATTCCAGGGGTTTCTATCCAACCCTCTTCCTTTGTGGCCTTTAGAGGTGAGAGGATCCACTTTGATACCTACGTAATAGAGGGCATGCTGAAGAGGAGATTGGTGCCTGTAATTCATGGAGATATTGTAATCTCTAACGAAGAGGACTATAAGATATTTTCTGGAGATCATGCACTACCTTATCTAAGTAAAAAGTTGAAACCAGATATAAGCCTCCACGCTTCTGATGTAGATGGGGTATTGGATCCCAAGGGTAGGGTTATAAAGAGTATCAACTCAGAGAACATCGAGGAAGTTATAAACTATTTAAAACCCTCTAAAAAGAATGATGTGACTGGGGGTATGTATCTTAAAGTGATGGAGGCTTATAGGTTAGGGGTTAAGGTGCTCATATTCAACGGGAATAAAAGAGGTAATATATACAGGGGTTTAATAGGGGATTATACTATAGGAACTAGTATAAATTAA
- a CDS encoding 30S ribosomal protein S19 codes for MAKKSGGRRARKKKQETLRRRGEFKYRGHTLEELQKMPLKKFAELLPARQRRSLLRSLARGINPKHRKLLKKIRRARRLLNRGKEPKVIRTHCRDFIIIPEMVGLTIGIHNGQEFKEVKIVEEAIGRYLGEFALTRQIVKHGAPGVGATRGSMFVPIK; via the coding sequence ATGGCTAAAAAATCTGGAGGAAGAAGGGCAAGGAAGAAAAAACAGGAGACTCTAAGGAGGAGAGGAGAGTTTAAGTATAGGGGCCATACTCTAGAAGAACTCCAAAAGATGCCACTGAAAAAATTTGCAGAACTTCTCCCAGCAAGACAGAGGAGGAGTTTATTAAGGAGTTTGGCAAGGGGCATAAACCCAAAGCATAGAAAGTTGTTGAAGAAGATTAGAAGGGCTAGAAGGTTATTAAACAGAGGTAAAGAGCCTAAGGTAATAAGGACCCACTGTAGAGACTTTATAATTATTCCTGAGATGGTAGGATTAACCATTGGAATACATAACGGACAGGAGTTTAAGGAGGTAAAAATAGTAGAGGAGGCTATTGGAAGGTATCTAGGAGAGTTTGCCCTGACAAGACAGATCGTTAAACATGGTGCTCCAGGAGTAGGAGCAACTAGAGGATCCATGTTCGTGCCTATTAAGTAA
- a CDS encoding 50S ribosomal protein L2: MGKRLISQNRGRGTPKYTSPTHKRRGKVKYRKFDELEKKDKIVGIITDILHDPGRSAPVATVKFDNGEEKLMLVPEGMKVNDRIECGVKAEIKPGNVLPIGHIPEGIPVYNIETIPGDGGKLVRSGGSYAYIIAHDSEKTMVKLPSGQIKPLHPMCRATIGVVAGGGRKEKPFTKAGKKYHAMKAKAVVWPRVRGVAMNAVDHPFGGGRHQHTGKPTTISRNAPPGRKVGHIAARRTGRRR; the protein is encoded by the coding sequence ATGGGTAAAAGGCTGATATCCCAGAATAGGGGTAGAGGTACTCCAAAGTACACCTCACCTACCCACAAGAGAAGAGGAAAGGTTAAGTATAGAAAGTTTGACGAATTGGAGAAAAAAGATAAAATTGTCGGGATAATAACAGACATACTACATGATCCTGGAAGAAGTGCCCCAGTGGCTACTGTAAAGTTTGACAACGGTGAAGAGAAACTGATGTTAGTCCCTGAGGGTATGAAAGTTAACGACAGGATAGAGTGTGGAGTGAAGGCAGAGATAAAACCTGGAAATGTACTACCAATAGGCCACATACCTGAAGGTATTCCTGTATACAACATAGAAACTATACCTGGAGATGGTGGTAAGTTAGTTAGATCTGGAGGAAGTTACGCCTATATAATTGCCCACGACAGTGAAAAAACTATGGTAAAACTTCCTTCAGGACAGATAAAACCTTTACACCCCATGTGTAGGGCTACAATAGGTGTTGTAGCAGGAGGAGGGAGAAAGGAGAAGCCTTTCACAAAGGCTGGTAAGAAGTACCACGCTATGAAGGCTAAGGCAGTAGTATGGCCAAGGGTAAGAGGAGTTGCAATGAACGCAGTAGATCACCCATTCGGTGGAGGTAGGCACCAGCACACTGGTAAACCTACAACAATTTCAAGAAATGCACCTCCAGGTAGAAAGGTTGGACATATTGCTGCTAGAAGAACAGGTAGAAGGAGGTAA